A stretch of Sphingomonas sp. JUb134 DNA encodes these proteins:
- a CDS encoding aldo/keto reductase gives MPHFAPPGPLGFGGAPLGNMFDVVDEATAEAALVAAWDSGVRYFDTAPHYGSGLSEHRFGTVLRRYPREQFVLSTKVGRLLQPDASYPENPPFKESLPFRVELDYSYDGVMRSIEDSYQRLGLAQIDIAFVHDLAADHLGDAWEEQFEIARTGAFRALAELRDQGVIKGWGLGVNRTEPCVRAIEQADPDVFLLAGRYSLLNQPALDRLFPLCAERGVHVVVGGPYNSGLLAGGRNFEYQEAPADMIAKRDRIAAICERHGADIRSAALQFCAAHPVVAAIIPGAKRPDKVRENARLMAATVPAAVWEELREEALIPADAPVPMASN, from the coding sequence ATGCCCCATTTCGCTCCCCCCGGCCCGCTCGGCTTCGGCGGCGCTCCGCTCGGCAACATGTTCGACGTCGTGGACGAGGCGACGGCCGAGGCGGCACTGGTCGCCGCCTGGGATAGCGGTGTCCGCTATTTCGACACCGCGCCCCACTACGGCAGCGGGCTCTCCGAACATCGGTTCGGCACGGTCCTCCGCCGCTATCCCCGCGAGCAGTTCGTGCTTTCGACCAAAGTCGGGCGACTGCTGCAGCCGGACGCCAGCTACCCCGAAAACCCGCCGTTCAAGGAGAGCCTGCCGTTCCGGGTCGAGCTCGACTATTCCTATGACGGGGTCATGCGATCGATCGAGGACAGCTACCAGCGGCTGGGCCTCGCACAGATCGACATCGCGTTCGTGCACGACCTTGCTGCCGACCACCTGGGAGACGCGTGGGAAGAGCAGTTCGAGATCGCCCGAACGGGCGCGTTCCGGGCGCTCGCCGAACTGCGCGACCAGGGCGTGATCAAGGGCTGGGGCCTGGGGGTGAACCGCACCGAGCCCTGCGTGCGGGCAATCGAGCAGGCCGATCCCGACGTGTTCCTGCTCGCCGGCCGTTACAGCCTGCTCAACCAGCCGGCGCTCGATCGCCTCTTCCCACTGTGTGCCGAACGCGGCGTGCATGTGGTGGTGGGCGGCCCCTACAACAGCGGCCTGCTCGCCGGCGGGCGGAACTTCGAATATCAGGAAGCGCCGGCCGACATGATCGCGAAGCGGGACCGGATTGCGGCCATCTGCGAGCGGCATGGCGCCGACATCCGCTCTGCCGCGCTCCAGTTCTGCGCCGCGCATCCCGTCGTGGCAGCGATCATCCCGGGAGCCAAGCGGCCGGACAAGGTTCGCGAAAACGCGCGGCTGATGGCGGCGACCGTGCCGGCAGCCGTCTGGGAGGAACTGCGCGAGGAAGCGCTGATCCCCGCCGATGCCCCCGTGCCGATGGCGAGCAACTAG
- a CDS encoding DUF1254 domain-containing protein — translation MTNTALQSASATGEHYSAQNSRIGALAPDRQGLPDQATIDLLYAERDFQRACQCYLWALPIVSYAQWQNQHETVFGAQDGDIVQYVSVRDKLGLITANATTPYVIGFANTQRTGPLIIDFPAGETAGGVGDFWERSMSDCGLTGPDLGKGGRYVILGPGQEAPPEAGADYEVRSDTFNVFHAFRILTTDPAEAERILNAYQVYPASEVGHPRKTRIVHPDGRPWSGTQPVGMAYWERLNEILQIEPVKEEDRLFMAMLKPLGIEKGKPFRPDAGQARALEEGARIGQLMAIANSFDKRFDTAAYGGHWDRAVNVAMSQQSEHYSQLDERASWFYEAVGLSEGMTTHTPGQGQAYLSAYRDAQGQWFDGGRRYRLHVPADVPAAQWWSVAVYDIETRCFIDTPYDKAEIGSRSELVTNPDGSVDLVFGPEPPTDAPEANWLPTVAGRAWFTYFRLYAPLAPYFDASWHLPDIEMLD, via the coding sequence ATGACCAACACCGCTCTTCAGTCTGCGTCCGCCACGGGGGAGCACTATAGCGCGCAGAACAGTCGCATCGGAGCACTCGCCCCCGACCGGCAGGGGCTTCCGGACCAGGCGACGATCGACTTGCTCTATGCGGAGCGCGATTTCCAGCGTGCGTGCCAATGCTACCTCTGGGCGCTGCCGATCGTCTCCTACGCCCAGTGGCAGAACCAGCACGAAACCGTGTTCGGGGCGCAGGACGGCGACATCGTCCAATATGTGTCGGTGCGCGACAAGCTGGGCCTGATCACCGCCAATGCGACAACGCCCTATGTGATCGGCTTCGCCAATACGCAGCGGACGGGCCCGCTCATCATCGACTTTCCTGCGGGAGAGACCGCGGGGGGCGTCGGTGATTTCTGGGAGCGGTCGATGAGCGATTGCGGCCTGACCGGACCAGACCTGGGTAAGGGCGGCCGCTATGTGATCCTGGGCCCGGGCCAGGAGGCCCCGCCCGAGGCCGGCGCGGATTACGAGGTACGCTCGGACACGTTCAACGTCTTCCACGCCTTCCGCATCCTCACCACCGATCCGGCCGAGGCCGAACGCATCCTGAACGCCTATCAGGTCTATCCGGCAAGCGAGGTCGGCCACCCGCGCAAGACCCGCATCGTCCATCCCGATGGCCGGCCGTGGAGCGGCACGCAGCCGGTCGGCATGGCGTATTGGGAACGGTTGAACGAGATCCTTCAGATCGAGCCGGTGAAGGAGGAGGATCGGCTGTTCATGGCGATGCTGAAGCCGCTGGGCATCGAAAAGGGCAAGCCGTTCCGCCCCGATGCCGGGCAGGCACGGGCGCTGGAGGAAGGCGCGCGGATCGGCCAGTTGATGGCGATCGCCAACTCCTTCGACAAGCGCTTCGACACGGCCGCCTATGGCGGTCATTGGGATCGGGCGGTCAATGTCGCCATGAGCCAGCAGAGCGAGCATTATTCCCAGCTCGATGAGCGCGCGTCCTGGTTCTACGAAGCGGTGGGTTTGTCGGAAGGGATGACCACCCACACGCCGGGCCAGGGCCAAGCCTATCTTTCCGCCTATCGTGACGCGCAGGGCCAGTGGTTCGACGGCGGCAGGCGCTACCGGCTCCACGTCCCTGCCGACGTGCCGGCGGCGCAATGGTGGTCGGTCGCGGTCTACGACATCGAGACCCGCTGCTTCATCGACACCCCGTACGACAAGGCGGAGATCGGCTCCCGGAGCGAGCTGGTTACCAACCCGGACGGTTCGGTCGACCTGGTGTTCGGGCCGGAGCCGCCCACCGATGCGCCGGAGGCCAACTGGCTGCCGACCGTCGCCGGCCGGGCCTGGTTCACCTACTTCAGGCTCTACGCACCCTTGGCGCCGTATTTTGACGCCAGCTGGCATCTGCCGGACATTGAAATGCTGGATTGA
- a CDS encoding DUF1214 domain-containing protein → MAGVLYDSTIPYDRDFFRSLARIVEKEPWLTRDKAMIDPLRTLGICKGEPFDPGRALEETFDAAAQEAHAYLDMRYEAVFDPPFAPGTRWALPAVPEVVEGMPNFFASTEAYPIDGRAVSYSLAYFSAKHLGAGQYYLMAIRDAAGDALDGSETYRLRVPANAPVTLYWSATAYDRETHALIRNVARASRASTSPGIVAEPDGSVDLWFSPHVPAGREANWIPTVPGRGFEVLFRLYGPEKPFFEKQWVLPDLVKDQLP, encoded by the coding sequence ATGGCCGGAGTCCTCTACGACTCCACCATCCCCTATGACCGCGACTTCTTCCGTTCGCTCGCCCGGATTGTCGAGAAGGAGCCCTGGCTCACGCGGGACAAGGCGATGATCGATCCGCTACGCACGCTCGGGATCTGCAAGGGCGAACCCTTCGATCCGGGGCGAGCCCTGGAGGAGACGTTCGACGCCGCCGCGCAGGAGGCGCATGCCTATCTCGACATGCGGTACGAGGCGGTGTTCGATCCGCCGTTTGCGCCCGGCACACGCTGGGCATTGCCCGCAGTGCCGGAAGTCGTCGAAGGCATGCCGAACTTCTTCGCTTCCACCGAGGCCTACCCCATCGACGGTCGGGCGGTGAGCTACTCGCTGGCGTATTTCAGCGCCAAGCACCTCGGTGCCGGCCAATATTATCTCATGGCGATCCGCGACGCCGCAGGTGACGCATTGGACGGATCGGAGACCTATCGCCTGCGTGTGCCGGCCAATGCGCCGGTGACGCTGTACTGGTCCGCCACCGCCTACGACCGCGAGACACACGCGCTGATCCGGAACGTGGCGCGCGCCAGCCGGGCCTCCACCAGCCCCGGCATCGTCGCGGAGCCCGACGGTTCGGTGGACCTGTGGTTCAGCCCCCATGTGCCGGCGGGCAGAGAGGCCAACTGGATACCCACCGTTCCTGGCCGCGGTTTCGAGGTGCTGTTCCGCCTCTACGGACCTGAAAAGCCCTTCTTCGAGAAGCAATGGGTGCTCCCGGACCTCGTCAAGGATCAGCTGCCATGA
- a CDS encoding SIR2 family protein: protein MTWQFKQILYAAQRRVPLSTIADTGNPSVRALLDAHVSGSGSLPPPGAPDEYAALFEAAYPAEKDRRTFIDGMIGGAKPAYGHLALAALLKAGHAHLIWTTNFDHLVADACAQAYGTTKSLSVVALDAPNLAAEQIAAQQWPIEVKLHGDFRSRRLKNTPDELRQQDAQLREVFVDSCRRYGLIIGGYSGRDASIMDALEATLERPGAFPGGLFWLHRGEDSPFDRVSQLLERAHTAGVDCGLVRIENLDEALRDLVRLLPDLDTTALDSLGQKQRWWTAAPALTGKHNWPLVRLNGIEVESIPTNARRVVCGIGGAADVRDAILAAKADLIATRTSGGVIGFGSDQEFRCVFEPYDITNFDLSVFEDRRLRYDSGERGLLREALVRGLCNAHGLDAQRRRNIHILAPHDPDDEHWAPLRSLVGPVRGQIDGGKVRWREGLAVRLDWADDRLWLLVDPRIDTDDDGSAASRAKAADFARERTARRYNRDADKLIDFWTGLFAGENVRALGIGDGIDASFTVGRRTAFSYRVTP from the coding sequence ATGACCTGGCAATTCAAGCAGATCCTCTATGCGGCCCAAAGGCGGGTGCCGCTTTCGACCATTGCCGACACCGGCAATCCGAGCGTGCGCGCGTTGCTCGACGCCCATGTCAGCGGATCGGGCAGCCTACCGCCTCCCGGCGCTCCGGACGAGTATGCGGCGCTCTTCGAAGCGGCCTACCCGGCCGAGAAGGACCGTAGGACGTTCATCGATGGCATGATCGGCGGTGCAAAGCCCGCTTATGGCCACCTGGCGCTCGCGGCCCTGCTGAAGGCAGGTCATGCTCATCTGATCTGGACCACGAACTTCGATCACCTTGTCGCGGATGCCTGTGCGCAGGCCTATGGCACCACCAAGTCTCTCAGCGTTGTGGCCCTCGACGCACCTAACCTAGCAGCCGAGCAGATTGCAGCGCAGCAATGGCCTATCGAGGTCAAGCTGCACGGAGATTTCAGGTCACGCCGGCTCAAGAACACGCCCGACGAGCTCCGGCAGCAGGATGCACAACTCAGAGAGGTCTTCGTCGACTCCTGCCGTCGGTACGGTCTGATCATCGGCGGCTATAGCGGACGCGATGCGTCCATCATGGACGCCCTCGAGGCCACACTCGAGCGCCCCGGCGCCTTTCCCGGCGGGTTGTTCTGGCTTCATCGCGGCGAGGACTCACCATTCGATCGCGTCAGCCAGCTGCTCGAACGCGCCCACACGGCTGGCGTCGACTGCGGGCTCGTCCGGATTGAGAATTTGGATGAAGCGCTACGCGATCTGGTGCGCCTGTTGCCTGACCTCGACACGACAGCGCTCGACAGCTTGGGTCAGAAGCAACGCTGGTGGACGGCCGCGCCGGCGCTGACCGGCAAACACAATTGGCCTCTGGTCCGATTGAACGGGATCGAGGTCGAGTCCATACCGACCAACGCCCGCCGCGTCGTTTGTGGGATCGGCGGGGCAGCAGATGTTCGGGATGCGATACTCGCGGCAAAGGCAGATCTGATTGCTACCCGCACCAGCGGAGGCGTCATCGGGTTCGGCTCGGACCAGGAGTTCCGCTGCGTCTTCGAACCTTACGATATCACGAACTTCGACCTGTCCGTGTTTGAGGATCGGCGACTGCGCTACGATTCCGGGGAACGAGGCTTGTTGCGAGAAGCGCTGGTTCGTGGGCTGTGCAATGCACATGGGCTTGATGCCCAGCGGCGACGCAACATCCATATCCTGGCCCCGCACGATCCGGATGATGAACATTGGGCTCCGCTTCGCAGCCTAGTGGGACCGGTCCGGGGTCAGATTGACGGTGGCAAGGTACGATGGCGCGAGGGGCTAGCGGTCCGTCTGGATTGGGCGGACGATCGCTTGTGGCTCTTGGTTGATCCCCGCATCGATACGGACGACGATGGCTCTGCGGCGAGCCGGGCCAAGGCAGCCGACTTCGCGCGTGAGCGAACCGCTCGCCGCTATAACCGCGACGCGGACAAGCTCATCGACTTCTGGACAGGCCTGTTTGCCGGAGAGAACGTCCGGGCTCTGGGGATCGGAGACGGGATCGACGCTTCCTTCACTGTGGGACGACGAACTGCGTTCTCGTACAGGGTGACGCCATGA
- a CDS encoding argonaute/piwi family protein, which yields MSSEVSPHVWYPEPELLFHPERTGDRDIHPLRGLKRFGPYSASQVPSPIRVATIAPSGESNRLFGFMQELHRTFSPRERTDYLPEWPGFSAVFNTRVTAAPAKCRVELEPALDADLAASQAPHTLLADRLIQAVRSLEAFRTEFDVLFVYLPDRWAAAFFGQDDDFDLHDYLKAFAAVRGMPIQIVREGRALSYPCRASVMWRIGLAIYAKAGGIPWKLADTKAETAFIGISYAVRNDDSGSPRFVTCCSQVFDEDGAGLEFIAFDTNEIQVQRENPFLSRAEMFRVITRSLELYRRRHGGRSPRRVMIHKTTEFKDDEVAGCFEALPVCEAVDLIQLVDEVGWRGVWWEQDPNNPRRNEAAAYPVKRGTLLQLGPRDALLWIHGAVDGLGKRPHLQGGRGTPKPIRLVRHAGHGSWDDTAMAALALSKMNWNNDGLYDPLPVTMSYAKVLARVLKRMPRLGSSPFQFRFFM from the coding sequence ATGAGCAGCGAAGTCTCGCCCCATGTCTGGTACCCAGAACCGGAGCTCCTGTTCCATCCTGAGCGCACCGGCGACCGCGACATTCACCCGCTCCGCGGCCTCAAGCGTTTTGGCCCCTATTCCGCCTCGCAAGTACCCAGTCCTATCCGGGTCGCCACTATCGCACCAAGCGGAGAGTCCAACCGCCTGTTCGGCTTCATGCAAGAATTGCATCGGACCTTCTCGCCTCGCGAACGAACCGATTATCTTCCCGAATGGCCAGGTTTCTCGGCGGTGTTCAACACGCGGGTGACCGCCGCGCCGGCGAAGTGCCGGGTTGAGCTTGAGCCGGCACTGGACGCCGATCTGGCCGCGAGCCAAGCGCCCCATACCCTGCTAGCCGACCGCCTTATCCAAGCCGTTCGCTCCTTGGAGGCGTTCCGCACCGAGTTCGACGTTCTGTTCGTCTACCTGCCCGATCGCTGGGCGGCCGCCTTCTTCGGGCAGGACGATGACTTCGATCTGCACGACTACCTGAAAGCCTTCGCCGCGGTCCGCGGAATGCCGATCCAGATCGTGCGTGAAGGGCGCGCGCTCTCCTATCCATGTCGAGCGAGCGTGATGTGGCGGATCGGCCTTGCCATCTATGCCAAGGCTGGCGGCATTCCTTGGAAATTGGCCGACACCAAAGCGGAAACGGCCTTCATCGGCATCTCCTATGCCGTTCGTAACGACGACAGCGGCAGCCCACGGTTCGTGACCTGCTGCAGCCAGGTTTTCGACGAGGACGGGGCTGGACTGGAGTTCATTGCGTTCGACACCAACGAGATCCAGGTGCAACGCGAGAACCCGTTTCTGTCGCGTGCCGAGATGTTTCGAGTGATTACGCGGTCCCTCGAGCTGTACAGGCGGCGGCATGGGGGGCGCTCACCGCGGCGCGTGATGATCCACAAGACGACCGAGTTCAAAGATGACGAGGTCGCCGGTTGCTTTGAGGCGCTACCGGTCTGCGAAGCGGTTGATCTCATCCAGCTCGTCGATGAGGTCGGGTGGCGGGGTGTCTGGTGGGAGCAGGACCCCAACAACCCGCGCCGCAATGAGGCTGCTGCCTACCCGGTGAAGCGGGGAACGCTGCTACAGCTCGGCCCACGCGACGCACTGCTCTGGATACACGGCGCGGTAGACGGCTTGGGCAAGCGTCCGCACCTGCAGGGAGGGCGAGGCACCCCCAAGCCGATCCGCCTCGTCCGCCATGCCGGACACGGCTCGTGGGATGACACAGCCATGGCGGCGCTGGCGCTCTCCAAGATGAATTGGAACAATGACGGGCTCTACGATCCTCTGCCCGTGACCATGAGCTATGCCAAGGTGCTGGCTCGGGTACTCAAAAGGATGCCTCGATTGGGCAGTAGCCCGTTTCAGTTCCGGTTTTTCATGTGA
- a CDS encoding helix-turn-helix domain-containing protein, producing the protein MWGLRRSDVSDNTQTAAPDASAKPKKGNGGSANKWGAKVIALGFCILPSLLLRAQRRLGLNPTQLAVLIQLADFWWDAGRKPFPKKADLAQRLGLSERQVQRYIAELEEAGFVRRIERRASHRGKISNEYDLQGLVDKLAEIEPDFREAAEDARAKRGAAARPGLRRRGKPVATAASEEA; encoded by the coding sequence ATGTGGGGTCTAAGGAGATCTGACGTGAGTGACAATACCCAAACAGCAGCGCCTGACGCCTCGGCCAAGCCGAAGAAGGGAAACGGCGGGTCAGCGAACAAATGGGGCGCCAAGGTGATCGCCTTGGGTTTCTGTATCCTGCCTTCCCTGCTGCTGCGCGCGCAACGCCGTCTCGGGCTCAATCCGACGCAATTGGCTGTGCTGATCCAGCTGGCGGACTTCTGGTGGGATGCCGGCCGCAAGCCGTTCCCGAAGAAGGCGGACCTTGCTCAGCGTCTCGGCCTGAGCGAACGGCAGGTGCAGCGGTACATCGCGGAATTGGAAGAGGCGGGGTTCGTGCGCCGTATCGAGCGGCGTGCTTCGCACCGTGGCAAGATTTCGAACGAGTATGACCTTCAGGGTTTGGTCGACAAGCTGGCCGAGATCGAACCCGACTTCCGGGAGGCAGCCGAGGATGCGCGGGCGAAGCGCGGTGCAGCGGCCCGGCCAGGTCTGCGCCGGCGGGGCAAGCCGGTCGCTACTGCCGCTTCAGAAGAGGCTTAA
- a CDS encoding DUF3800 domain-containing protein → MAVRLNKKVLCFIDEYGTAGTAPFHLGAVFVLASEAGRLDKGFSDLLEANANEIHAVNLTDAYLQGLLGRLRAGSHLDRVVMVNQKFPVQEGDPPVLYAQAVVETVKIGLKRFRPVLGRDSVSNVDVITDVNQHNNYPSFAGELERARRDDGRFRGVNRVVRLDSAASRLLQLADVVAYARKWIVAEEFNARGLGERFGIELL, encoded by the coding sequence GTGGCCGTTCGCCTCAACAAGAAGGTCCTGTGCTTCATCGACGAATATGGGACGGCTGGGACCGCGCCGTTTCATCTCGGCGCGGTGTTCGTGCTGGCGAGCGAGGCTGGCCGGCTGGACAAGGGATTCAGCGATCTCCTCGAGGCGAACGCCAACGAGATCCACGCGGTGAACCTTACCGATGCCTATTTGCAAGGTCTGCTTGGTCGGCTGCGTGCTGGATCACACCTCGACCGAGTGGTCATGGTCAACCAGAAGTTTCCCGTTCAGGAAGGCGATCCGCCGGTTCTCTACGCTCAGGCGGTAGTGGAGACAGTGAAGATCGGCCTTAAGCGGTTTCGGCCGGTTCTGGGGAGGGACAGCGTCTCGAACGTGGACGTCATCACTGACGTAAACCAGCATAACAACTATCCGAGCTTCGCAGGTGAGCTCGAGCGAGCACGGCGAGACGATGGTCGTTTTCGGGGCGTCAATCGTGTCGTCCGATTGGACTCTGCGGCGTCTCGTCTGCTGCAGCTTGCTGACGTTGTCGCTTATGCCCGCAAGTGGATCGTTGCGGAGGAGTTCAATGCTCGAGGGCTGGGTGAGCGCTTCGGCATCGAGCTTCTCTGA